A region of Coccinella septempunctata chromosome 5, icCocSept1.1, whole genome shotgun sequence DNA encodes the following proteins:
- the LOC123313031 gene encoding uncharacterized protein LOC123313031: protein MPADKKETVLSVASGSILHTEPKTVLLKMCPVVIAGPKGERKTFALLDEGATITLIDQELAASIGAEGPSHPLHLRGVNMSQSEAESQLVTVKIRGVKESDEYQIRARTMKDLKLHQQGIPNTLLSFDHLKDLDEEEVCFESARPGILVGTDHWECIVSRDLRIGEPNQPAASKTRLGWVVHGTAPRRAIYEGEDVLHIYERANSVNPGEKELHDLVEAHFKIEALGVQGKPRMSEAHQRAVTIVERTIKKTDVGYEVGLPWRRDKMTMPASYNQALRRLKRKEIQMDADPVFKMEYSQQIENLLKKGYATPCDGSEDDSPVKWFLPHFAVTNPNKPGYRLVFDAAARNNGVSLNDELLEGPDMLLSLPGILFRFREGAVAITADIQEMFLRIKVRPEDQPAQQFLWRGEDRERPPKKYKMTSVFFGATSSPYIAHHVRNHNADIHGKEFPRALEAIKNAHYMDDWVASFKDAEEARKAVEETREVHARAGFNLKGWNSSDPNILEGIPSELHATAPTQLGGEQPGSKILGLYWNAQRDELGFNTCMSRVPEDVKAGKRAPTKREALSAVMSVYDPLGLLSHYTIRSKIILQSLWRLQMTWDEPIPAEENELFTSWLVQLPEIAMLRLPRCYTLNGYERIDLHILCDASEQAFATTAYWRITRNDGTIEVVLIAAKAKVAPKKALTIPRLELQAAVIGARLAETIKREHRMEVDQTTYWTDSSTVVHWVRNDMRRYTPFVAHRLGEIAELTQKEEWRWLPTDHNVADDATRLTNAPISSTDRWFQGPDFLYLPEDQWPGKTAYEETEEEVLHVSENPRRSSCVPDPARFSKYEILVRTIARVLAFVDICRRRAINLEHRHIERAEKELIRRVQEDSFQDEVERIRSGRTIPKASRLYRLDPVMEDGILRVRGRIGASAAPSDTKRPVILDGRHPITKLLVLREHCSAGHANRERVTNDLRQHYWIIHLRPTVRAIEKNCAFCRRRRAMLTTPATGDLPLARMDPFHRPFTNCGVDYFGPMMIKIGRRREKRWGALFTCLTSRAVHIEIVASLSTDSTIMALRRMAARRGWPRLMYSDNGTNFRGADQELRLAYKEWLPKLQDEGLLHRMEWRFIPPGAPNQGGAWERMVRSVKTALRVTLREKAPTEEVLRTLLTEAEFSINARPLTHVSVNPADPEALTPNHFLIGSSTGMPATGPCDEADRRTWRASMALADHFWKRWVREYLPTLVPRGDSSNKARPLRIGDVVLIVDSTLPRNTWPMGLVKSTYPGPDGGIRVAEVRTRTGVFRRPVSKLAVVLKEEDYASCAGGRTVTDGE, encoded by the coding sequence ATGCCAGCTGATAAGAAGGAGACCGTGTTGTCAGTTGCATCGGGAAGCATACTGCATACTGAACCAAAGACGGTGTTATTGAAGATGTGTCCGGTCGTCATAGCAGGACCCAAAGGCGAGAGAAAGACTTTCGCCTTGTTGGACGAAGGGGCCACAATAACACTGATCGACCAGGAACTGGCAGCCAGCATAGGGGCAGAAGGACCGTCACACCCACTTCACTTAAGGGGAGTGAACATGAGCCAGAGCGAAGCAGAAAGCCAGCTGGTGACGGTCAAGATTAGGGGCGTCAAAGAAAGCGACGAATACCAGATCCGGGCAAGAACGATGAAGGACTTGAAGCTACACCAGCAAGGCATTCCGAACACGCTGTTGAGCTTCGATCACCTCAAGGACCTTGATGAGGAAGAAGTGTGCTTCGAGTCAGCGCGCCCTGGCATATTGGTCGGAACAGATCACTGGGAGTGCATCGTCTCAAGAGATCTACGGATCGGTGAACCCAACCAGCCGGCGGCATCGAAGACCCGGTTAGGATGGGTGGTGCATGGGACTGCGCCTCGCCGCGCCATCTACGAAGGAGAGGACGTACTGCACATTTACGAACGGGCCAATAGTGTTAACCCAGGCGAGAAGGAACTGCACGATCTCGTAGAAGCACACTTCAAGATCGAAGCACTGGGCGTGCAAGGGAAGCCTAGAATGAGCGAGGCACACCAACGAGCCGTCACTATAGTCGAACGAACCATCAAGAAGACTGACGTCGGCTACGAGGTGGGGCTACCATGGCGTAGGGACAAGATGACAATGCCGGCAAGTTACAATCAGGCCTTGCGTCGTCTCAAAAGGAAGGAAATACAGATGGACGCGGACCCGGTTTTCAAGATGGAATACTCCCAGCAGATTGAAAATCTATTGAAAAAGGGTTACGCGACGCCATGTGACGGTTCGGAAGACGATAGCCCAGTGAAGTGGTTTCTGCCTCACTTTGCCGTGACGAATCCAAACAAACCGGGTTATCGATTGGTGTTCGACGCAGCGGCGAGAAACAATGGGGTGAGCCTAAACGACGAGTTACTGGAAGGACCTGATATGCTGTTGTCGTTGCCGGGCATATTATTCAGATTTCGAGAAGGGGCCGTCGCTATCACGGCGGATATTCAAGAGATGTTCCTGCGAATCAAGGTACGACCCGAGGACCAACCAGCTCAACAGTTCCTGTGGAGGGGAGAAGACAGAGAAAGGCCTCCGAAGAAGTACAAGATGACCAGTGTTTTCTTCGGCGCAACAAGCTCTCCGTACATAGCTCACCATGTCCGTAATCACAATGCAGACATACACGGAAAGGAGTTCCCGCGTGCACTGGAAGCCATAAAGAACGCTCACTACATGGATGACTGGGTTGCGAGTTTCAAAGACGCGGAGGAAGCACGAAAGGCTGTCGAAGAAACGAGAGAAGTGCATGCTCGTGCTGGCTTCAATTTGAAGGGATGGAACTCTAGTGATCCAAACATTTTGGAAGGAATTCCCTCAGAGCTGCACGCAACGGCCCCTACGCAACTGGGGGGAGAACAGCCCGGAAGCAAGATACTCGGGTTGTATTGGAATGCTCAACGAGACGAGTTGGGATTCAACACCTGCATGAGCCGAGTTCCTGAAGATGTCAAAGCGGGGAAGCGAGCACCGACCAAGAGAGAAGCACTCAGCGCTGTCATGTCTGTGTACGACCCGCTGGGGCTATTGAGCCATTACACCATCCGCTCTAAGATCATCCTACAGAGCTTATGGCGACTTCAGATGACATGGGACGAACCGATCCCGGCAGAAGAAAACGAGCTCTTTACATCCTGGCTGGTGCAACTTCCCGAGATCGCGATGCTACGACTGCCACGCTGCTACACGTTGAACGGGTATGAACGGATCGATCTTCATATACTGTGTGACGCAAGTGAGCAGGCATTTGCGACAACGGCATACTGGCGCATCACGAGAAACGACGGGACCATCGAAGTCGTCTTAATAGCGGCAAAGGCGAAGGTAGCGCCAAAGAAAGCGCTGACGATTCCCCGGTTGGAGCTCCAGGCAGCGGTGATAGGTGCTCGTCTCGCCGAAACCATCAAGAGGGAGCATCGCATGGAAGTAGACCAGACGACGTACTGGACGGACTCGTCGACGGTGGTCCATTGGGTCAGGAACGACATGCGACGGTATACACCTTTCGTCGCACATAGACTCGGTGAGATTGCTGAGCTCACCCAAAAGGAAGAATGGAGATGGCTGCCGACCGACCACAACGTGGCTGACGATGCCACACGGTTGACCAATGCGCCCATCAGCTCGACGGACAGGTGGTTCCAGGGACCAGATTTCCTCTATCTACCTGAAGACCAGTGGCCCGGGAAGACGGCGTATGAAGAAACAGAAGAGGAAGTCCTACATGTGAGTGAGAATCCCAGAAGATCCAGCTGCGTACCTGATCCTGCCCGCTTCTCCAAATACGAAATTCTGGTAAGAACTATAGCAAGAGTCCTAGCCTTCGTGGATATCTGTCGACGACGAGCGATTAACCTGGAACATCGACACATCGAGCGCGCAGAAAAGGAGCTGATACGACGTGTTCAAGAAGACAGCTTCCAAGACGAGGTAGAGCGAATCCGGTCAGGTCGAACCATACCAAAGGCGAGCCGGCTCTACCGACTAGATCCCGTGATGGAGGATGGAATTCTGAGAGTAAGAGGCCGTATTGGAGCATCCGCCGCACCAAGTGACACGAAGAGACCTGTGATACTTGATGGTCGTCACCCAATCACAAAACTGCTTGTTCTACGGGAGCATTGCTCTGCGGGACATGCCAATAGAGAACGAGTGACCAACGATCTACGCCAACACTATTGGATCATTCACCTTCGACCCACGGTACGAGCCATAGAAAAGAACTGCGCCTTTTGTCGAAGAAGACGAGCAATGCTGACAACCCCAGCAACAGGAGACCTTCCACTTGCTCGCATGGACCCTTTTCACCGTCCCTTTACCAACTGTGGGGTGGACTACTTCGGGCCAATGATGATCAAGATAGGGCGCCGGCGAGAGAAGAGGTGGGGTGCACTTTTCACTTGCCTCACGTCACGCGCCGTACACATCGAGATCGTCGCGTCACTCTCAACGGACTCAACAATCATGGCATTGAGAAGGATGGCAGCACGCAGGGGTTGGCCGCGACTCATGTACTCAGACAACGGTACCAACTTCCGCGGGGCAGACCAAGAACTCCGTCTGGCATATAAAGAATGGCTCCCAAAACTACAGGACGAAGGGTTGCTGCATCGCATGGAGTGGCGTTTTATACCACCTGGCGCGCCAAACCAAGGCGGCGCGTGGGAGAGGATGGTACGATCAGTGAAGACGGCACTCAGGGTGACACTGCGAGAGAAGGCACCGACAGAAGAAGTACTGCGGACGCTCCTTACGGAGGCAGAATTCTCGATAAATGCCCGACCACTGACCCACGTGAGCGTGAATCCAGCAGATCCCGAAGCACTCACACCCAACCACTTCCTGATAGGATCATCGACCGGCATGCCAGCCACGGGGCCCTGTGATGAAGCCGATCGACGAACATGGCGAGCAAGTATGGCTCTCGCAGACCACTTTTGGAAGCGCTGGGTACGGGAGTACCTACCCACTTTAGTACCTCGAGGAGACTCCAGTAACAAGGCGCGTCCCCTGCGCATCGGAGATGTGGTCCTGATCGTTGACAGCACACTGCCAAGAAACACATGGCCCATGGGGTTAGTGAAGAGTACATATCCCGGACCAGATGGTGGCATCAGGGTCGCCGAAGTACGAACGAGAACCGGCGTTTTCCGACGACCTGTTAGTAAGCTCGCCGTCGTTTTGAAGGAAGAGGACTACGCAAGCTGCGCCGGGGGGAGGACTGTTACGGACGGCGAGTGA